The Mycolicibacterium brumae DNA window GGCCACCACCGCCGCGACGCTGGGTGATCTGCAGGCCCTCACCGACGATCTGCAGACCGGCAACGCACCGGTCAAACTGCCCAACCTGCGCCCGGCCAGCCGGCTCAGCGGAAACCAGGGCTGGGGTCTGCGCGCCGCGGTCGCGGGGGTGCTGGTGGTGCTCGGCATCGGGATCGGCTGGGGTCTGTACGGGAACACGTCGTCGCCGTTGAGTTTCACCAGCGATCCGGGCGCCAAGTCCGACGGCATCGAGCCCGTCGTGCTCACCCCGCCGCGGCAACTGCACTCCCTGGGCGGACTCAACGGTCTGTTCGAGCAGATGCGGCAGCGCTTCGGCGACACCGTCGGCTACCGAATGGTGGTCTATCCGGATTACGCGTCCCTGGACCGGCCCGACCCCGCCGAGCCGAGGCGGGTGCTGAACTACACCTATCGCGGCGGCTGGGACGATTCGTCGTCCTCGGCGCGGACCTCGGAGGACCAGGTGGTCGACCTGGCCAAGTTCGACGTCGAGAAGATCGTCGGCGTCCTGCGCGGCGCCCCCGAAACGCTCGGGATGCAGCCCGGCGACGTCAAGAACACCTACTTGATCATCGGCCCCTCCGGGGATGCCGAGGATCCCGAGTCGGTCGAGATCTCGGTGTACGCCAGCGGGGACTACGGCAGCGGCTACATCGAGTTGGCCCCGGACGCCCGGGTCAAACGGATCAGCTACCCCTGATCGGCGCGACCGGTCGCTCCCCCGCTGCGCTGGGGAGTGATTTCGCGCACGGATTTTGTGTCCGAATATATCGGCGCGATACTATTCACCGAACTGTTGAACCGCCGTAACGGTGGAACCTATCCGAGCAGGGAGGTGAGCACGTGCTGGAGCTGGCGATTCTGGGCCTGCTGCTCGAGTCCCCTATGCACGGCTATGAGCTGCGCAAACGGCTCACCGGGCTGCTCGGCGCGTTCCGCGCGTTCTCGTACGGCTCGCTGTACCCGGCGCTGCGCCGGATGCAGGCCGACGGGCTGATCGTCGAAGACGCCGCGCCCGTCGGGGCGGTGAAGGTGCGACGGGCCCGCCGGGTCTACCAGCTGACCGACGCGGGTCGCGAGCGGTTCACCGAACTGGTCGCCGACACCGGACCGCAGAACTACACCGACGACGGCTTCGGCGTGCACCTGGCCTTCTTCAACCGCACCCCGGCCGAGGCCCGGATGCGCATCCTGGAGGGCCGTCGGCGCCAGGTCGAAGAGCGCCGCGAAGGCCTGCGCGAGGCGATCACCCGAGCCAGCGGATCCCTGGATCGCTACACCAAGCAGTTGCACCAGCTCGGCTTGGAATCCAGCGAGCGGGAGGTCAAGTGGCTCAACGAGCTGATCGCGACCGAACGCGGTTCCCAGAACCTGCCGGAAACCCCCTGAACCCCAAACCCCTAAACAGCACCAAAGCAGTACCGATCGGAGGAGAACCCATGAGTGAGAACAACGTGACCGCGTCGACGGATGTGCGGGTCGCCATTGTCGGCGTCGGGAACTGCGCGTCCTCGCTTGTGCAAGGCGTGCAGTACTACAAGGACGCGGACGAGAGCTCGACCGTGCCCGGCCTCATGCACGTCAAGTTCGGGCAGTACCACGTCCGCGACGTGAAGTTCGTCGCCGCGTTCGACGTGGACGCGAAGAAGGTCGGCTTCGACCTCTCCGAGGCCATCTTCGCCTCCGAGAACAACACCATCAAGATCGCCGACGTGCCCCCGGCGGATGTCACCGTGCAGCGCGGCCCGACGCTGGACGGCATCGGCAAGTACTACGCGGACACCATCGAGGTCTCCGACGCCGAGCCGGTCGACGTGGTCAAGGCGCTCAAGGACGCGCGCGTCGACGTGCTGGTCTCCTACCTCCCGGTGGGCTCCGAGCAAGCCGACAAGTTCTACGCGCAGTGCGCGATCGACGCGGGTGTCGCCTTCGTCAACGCGCTGCCGGTGTTCATCGCCTCGGATCCGGTGTGGGCCAAGAAGTTCGAGGACGCCGGTGTGCCCATCGTCGGCGACGACATCAAGAGCCAGGTCGGCGCCACCATCACCCACCGCGTGATGGCCAAGCTGTTCGAGGATCGCGGAGTCACCCTGGACCGCACCTACCAGCTCAACGTCGGCGGCAACATGGACTTCAAGAACATGCTGGAGCGCGAGCGGCTGGAGTCCAAGAAGATCTCCAAGACCCAGGCGGTCACCTCCAACCTGACCGGCTCGCTGGCCGGCAAGGTCGAGGACAAGAACGTCCACATCGGCCCGTCGGATCACGTCGCCTGGCTCGATGACCGCAAGTGGGCCTACGTCCGGCTGGAAGGCCGCGCCTTCGGCGACGTGCCGCTGAACCTGGAGTACAAGCTCGAGGTGTGGGATTCGCCGAACTCGGCCGGCATCATCATCGACGCCGTGCGCGCCGCCAAGATCGCCAAGGACCGCGGTATCGGCGGCCCGATCATCCCGGCGTCGGCGTACCTGATGAAGAGCCCGCCGAAGCAGCTGGCCGACGATGTCGCCCGCGCGCAGCTGGAAGAGTTCATCACCGGGTAGTCGTCCGCTGGCAAACCGTTCACAGCACAGAGTGCGGTGCGGTCCGGGCCCCGACGGGGGCGCGGTCCCACCGCACTCTTTTGCATTCGCCCCGGGTGGCGCCGACGTTCGGCACAGCCGCTCACAGCCAACAGGTTAGACTGACAAACCATGTCGGAAAGCAGCACCGGCGCCGGGGGGGAACCCGGCATCGAGGACGTCGCGGAGGGCTTGCAGCGCAGCCTCTCGCAACTGTTCTCGGTGCTACGCCGCGGAGATCACCCGCGGGCGGCGGCCACCGCGGGTGAGCTGACGCTGGCGCAGCTGTCCATCCTGGTGACCTTGCTGGAGACCGGCCCCATCCGGATGACCGATCTGGCGGCCCGGGAACGGGTGCGCACCCCCACCACCACCGTCGCGATCCGCCGGTTGGAGAAGCTCGGGCTGGTCAAACGCACCCGGGACCCGTCGGATTTGCGGGCGGTCCTGGTGGAGATCACCCCGAAGGGCCACGCCGAGCACCGCGAGGCCCTGGCGCACCGGCACGCGTTCCTGCTGGACCTGCTCAAACAGTTGCGCCCCGAAGACGTCCGGGCGATCAGCGACGCGCTGGAGCCCATGGAGCGGTTGGCCGAATGCGCCGACGACGGCGCCGGCGAGGACTCCTAGGATTTCCCAGCCGCGGTCAGCCGCGGTCAGCCGCGGTCAGCCGAGCCAGTCGAGCACGGCCGCCGCGGTCCAGGATTGCTGCATACTGCCCAGCGGCTCCCCGGTGAACGGCTCGTAGTACTCGGCGAACGACCCGTCGCAGACCTGACGTAATCCCTCCTGGCGCAACGCGTTCGCCCGGTCCGCCCAGCCGCGGCGGGCGAACGCCCAGGAGAACAGCCAGTTCATCACCGGCCAGATCGGCCCACGCCAGTATTCTCTCGGCCGGAAGTCCCGGGACACCGGCGAGGTGGACGGGATCAGCTGGTAGCGCAGGTCCGGATGACCGGCGAACCGCGGGCCTTCCAGGCGTCGGAGCAGGGCCCGCTCCTGATCGTGGCGCAGCCCTCCGCACAGCAGCGGCGCGAACGAGGCGATGGTCTCGGTGTCCACCCACTGCTGGGCGCGCAGATCGAAATCCCGTGCCATGCCGGTGCGTTCGTCGGCGGTTCGCGCCACACCGGCGCGGAAACGCTCTGCCCAACCGTTGAGATCCCGAATGTCGGCGTGCGGCCGGTTGTGGTCCTCGCCGATCTCGGCCAGCACCGCGCAGGCCAGCGCGAAGATCGCCGACACGAACACGTCGCGCACCGCGAAGCTCATCGCGGACGGCAGCCGAAGGTCGTCGTAGCCGACGGATTTCATCTCCTCCAGCAGCCAGAGGTAGCGGTCGTACTCACCGTCGGACGGACGCTGGCTCGGGTCGGTGATGATCTGCGAATCCGCGCGCTGATACGCCGGCAGCCGCCCGGGAATCACGTTGGCGTACGCGCCATCCCAGCGCGGCGAGTTGTCCATCCCGGACTCCCAGCCGTGATACATCGTGATCAGCCCGACCCCGTCCGGATCGCGGGCTTCGGCGAGCCAGCGGTGCCAGCGGATCAGGTCGTTCCAGCGGCGGTCCAAGAACGCGTCGGCCACCGCCCTGGTGGAGCGGCCCCGAGACCGGGCGTGCTCCAGAATCCGTTGCACCGCAATGGCATGCACCGGGGGCTGGGTGATGCCCGAGGTCTGTCGCCCGATCGGCGCGTCGGCGGCGAGCTGCCCGCAGGCCCACCGCGCGGGACCCGGGAAGTAGCCGTCGACGCCGCTGGCGAACACGATGTGCGGGACCATGCCGTTGCCCCACTGCGCGGAGAACAAGGTGTCCAGTTCGACCACCGCGCGTTCCACCGACAGCGGGGCCAGCCCGACCGCCACGAACGCGGCGTCCCAACTCCACATGTGCGGGTACAGCTGTGGCGCGGCGGTGGTCATCTCCCCCAGGTCATTGCCCCGCAGCAGGTAGGCGGCGCGAGCCGCCAACTGCGTCGGAGAGAAGATCGGAGTCCGGGCCACTCGATCATTCTGCGCGGCCACCAGCGGTTGCGCGACCGCAGCTGGCCTACTGTGACCAGATGCCCTCCGCACTGATCACCGGCGCATCCCGCGGGCTCGGCGCCGCCATCGCCGACGCGCTGGCCCCGACCCACACCCTGTTGCTGGCGGGCCGGCCCTCCGATGACCTGGACGCGGTGGCCCAGCGGCTCGGCGCCACCACCTGGCCGATGGACCTCACCGACGCCGAAAGCGTCGAGGCGACCGTCGAGGTGCTCGACGAACTCGACGTGCTGGTGCACTGCGCCGGGGTGGCCTACCCGGGCCGGGTCGGCGAGTCCTGCCTCGAGGAGTGGCGGGCGACCTTCGAGGTGAACATCCTGGGCCCGGTGGCGCTGACCCTGGCGCTGCTGCCGGCGCTGCGGGCTGCCCGCGGCCGGGTGGTGTTCATCAACTCCGGGGCGGGCCGCAGCCCGTCGCCCGGACTTGCGTCCTATGCGGCCAGCAAGTTCGCGTTGCGCGGGTTCGCCGAATCCCTGCGCGCCGACGAGCCGAGCCTGCGGGTGACGACCGTCTATCCGGGCCGCATCGACACCGATATGCAGCGCGATCTGGTCGCCTACGAGGGCGGCGACTATCGCCCGGAGCGGTTCCTGAAGCCCGAGACGGTGGCCGCCGCCGTCGCCGGCGTGGTGAACACCCCCGCCGACGCAAGCGTGCACGAGCTCGTCATCAGACCACCAGGTTGACCAGCTTGCCGGGCACCACGATGACCTTCCTGGGGGCGGCGCCGGCGAGGAAATCGCGCACCTTCTCATCGGCCAGCGCCGCGGCTTCCAGGGTGGCGCGGTCCGCGTCGGCGGCCACCGTGATCCGGCCGCGCACCTTGCCGTTGACCTGCACCGGGTATTCGACGGTGTCCTCGGCCAAGTAGGACTCGTCGAGCACCGGCCACGGGCCGTGCGCCAGCGAGTCGTCGTGGCCGAGCCGGCGCCACAGTTCTTCGGCCAGGTGCGGCGCGAGCGGCGCGGCCATCAGCACCAGCGGCTCCACGGCCGCGGCCGGCGCCCCGTCGGGGTAGGCCTTGGTGAGGTGGTTGGTGTATTCGATGAGCTTCGCGGCGGCGGTGTTGTTGCGCAGCCCGACGTAGTCGTCGGACACCCCGGCAATGGTCCGGTGCAACGCCTTCAGCGTGTCCTCGCTGAGTTCGCCGTCGCCGCAACGCAGTTCGCCGCTCTCCTCCTCGACCACCAGACGCCACAGTCGCTGCAGGAACCGCTGCGCGCCGACGACGTCCTTGGTGGCCCACGGCCGGGACGCCTCCAGTGGGCCCATCGACATCTCGTAGACCCGCAGGGTGTCCGCGCCGAAGCCGTCGCAGATCTCGTCCGGGGAGATGGAGTTCTTCAGGCTCTTGCCGATCTTGCCGAACTCCTGATTCACCTCCTGCTCCCCGTCCGGGCCGGTCAGGAAGAACCGGCCGTCACGCTCGATCACGTCGGCGGCGGGGACGTAGGCGCCGCGGGCGTCGGTGTAGGCGTACGCCTGGATGTAGCCCTGGTTGACCAGCCGGCGATACGGCTCGCGGGAGCTGACGTATCCGAGGTCGTAGAGCACCTTGTGCCAGAACCGCGAGTACAGCAGGTGCAGCACCGCGTGCTCCACGCCGCCGACGTAGAGGTCCACCCCGCCGGGATCGTTCGGCCCGTGCTCGGCCGGCCGCGGCCCCATCCAGTAGGTCTCGTTCTCCAAGGCGCAGAACGCATCCGGGTTGTCCGGGTCGGCGTAGCGCAGTTCGTACCAGGAGCTGCCGGCCCACTGCGGCATCACGTTGGTGTCGCGGGTGTAGATCTGCGGACCGTCGCCGAGGTCGAGCTCAACCTGAACCCAGTCGGTCGCCTTGCCCAGTGGCGGCGACGGTTCGCTGTCGGCGTCGTCGGCGTCGAAGGTGGCCGGCGAGTAGTCGGCGACGTCGGGCAGTTCGACCGGCAGCAGGTGTTCGGGCAGCGCGTGCGCGCGGCCGTCGGCGTCGTAGACGATCGGGAACGGCTCGCCCCAGTAGCGCTGACGCGCGAACAACCAGTCCCGCAGCTTGTACTCGATGCGGGCGGCGCCGCGGCCGTCGTCGATCAGCCGCTGCGTCATCGCCGCCTTCGCCTCGGCCACCGGCATGCCGTCCAGGAAGCCGGAGTTCACCAGCACCCCGTCGCCGGTGTGCGCGGCCTGTGAAATATCCCCGCCGGCAACGACTTCCACGATCGGGAGGCCGAATTCGCCGGCGAAGTCCCAGTCCCGCTGGTCCCCACCGGGGACCGCCATGATGGCCCCGGTGCCGTAACCGGCCAGCACGTAGTCGGCGATGAAGATCGGAACCGGTTGCCCGGTGGCGGGATTCGTCGCGTACGCGCCGAGGAACACACCGGTCTTGGTCTTATTCTCCTGGCGCTCCAAGTCCGACTTCGCGGCCACCGCGGACCGGTAGGCCGCGACCGCCTCGCGCGGGGTGGCCGCGTCATAGGTCCAGCGCGGGTCCACATCGTCGGGCCAGGCGTCGGCGACCAGCCGGTCGACGAGCTCGTGCTCGGGCGCCAGCACCAGGTAGCTGGCGCCGAACAGGGTGTCCGGGCGGGTGGTGAACACCTCGATGTCCGCATCGGCGGCGGCGAAGAACACCGTGGCGCCGGTGGATCGCCCGATCCAGTTGCGCTGCATGGCCTTGACCTTGTCCGGCCAGTCCAGGTCGTCGAGGTCGTCGAGCAGCCGGTCCGAGTAGGCGGTGATCCGCATCATCCACTGCCGCAACCGTTTCCGGAACACCGGGAAGTTTCCGCGCTCACTGCGGCCGTCGGAGGTGACCTCCTCGTTGGCCAGCACGGTGCCCAGCCCGGGGCACCAGTTGACCATCGAATCGCTGCGGTAGACCAGCCGGTGGCCGTCGATCACGTCGGCGCGCTCCCCCGCGCTCAGTTCCGACCAGCTCCGGCCATCGGCCGGGGTGCGGCGGCCGTCGGCGTATTCGGCGATCAGCTCGGAGATCGGGCGGGCCCGCTGGGCCTCGGCGTCGAACCAGGCGTTGTAGATCTGCAGGAAGATCCACTGCGTCCACTTGTAGTAGCCGACATCGGTGGTGGAGAAGCTGCGCCTGCTGTCATGGCCGAGGCCGAGGCGGGACAGTTGGCGGCGGAAGTTGACGATATTGGCCTCGGTGCGGATCCGCGGGTGCGTGCCGGTCTGGATCGCGTACTGCTCGGCGGGCAGGCCGAACGCGTCGAAGCCCAGCGCGTGCAGCACATTGCGCCCGGTCATCCGGTAGTAGCGGGCGTAGACATCGGTGGCGATGTAACCCAGCGGGTGCCCGACGTGCAGCCCGTCGCCGGACGGGTAGGGGAACATGTCCTGGACGAACATCTTGTCGGCGGGAACCGGGGATCCGTCCGCGGGCGCCAGGTCGCCGACCGGGTTGTCGACGTTGAAGGTGCCGCGCCGCGCCCACTCGGCCTGCCAGGCCGCCTCGATGGCGCCGGCGAGCTCGGCGGTGTACCGGTACGGCGGCGAGTCGGAGTCCGACGCGTGCTGGGGTGCGGATTCAGTCACCCGAACAGGGTATAAGGGCTGCTTTCGCGGTCCGCACCTCGCGGCCGGTTGGCGGCCGGGCGGGCCCGGTGTCAACGGGAGGTCTCGGTTCCGTCGCGCCCTGGTCAGCGCTTGGTCCCAGCTCGGTCCCAACCCCGCCGAGAATTCGGGGACCCGACCGTCGGCGGGATACATTCAGCTGCGAGCAGGGCGAGGAATTCGATATCGAGGACCCTGCGGAACTTCTGGAAGGACACCCTGGTGCGCAACGACAACGTCGTTCGGTGGCGTCTGATCCTGGGCGGCGCCGCCACAAGTTTCGCGATGGCCGCGGCGAGCGTCGTCGGCCTCCCGGCGGCCTCGGCCGACCCGATCCCGGTGCTGCCGGGACCAACGCCCGCTCCGACCGCGCCCGCCGTCACCCCGGCGGCCGACCCGCTGACCGCGCCGCACGGCGCCGGGATCACGCCGGTCACCCCGACGCAGGTCGCGCTGGCCCCGGCCACCTCCGGCACGCTGTTCGAGTACTTCGACGGCCACGGCGTGAAGATGGAGCCGCAGCAGGCCGCCACCTTCCGCGCGCTGAGCATCGCGCTGCCGGTGCCGACCGGCTGGACGCAGGTTCCGGATCCGAACGTGCCCGACGCGTTCGCGGTCATCGCCGATCGCAACGGCGGCGACGGGCTGTACACCTCGAACGCACAGCTGACCGTCTACAAGCTGGTCGGCGAGTTCGACCCGAACGACGCGATCACGCACGGTTTCATCGACGCGCAGGCGCTGCCGAAGTGGCAGACCACCGACGCCTCGTTGCAGCCCTACGGCGGGTTCCCGTCGTCGCGCATCGAGGGGACGTTCCGGGAGAACGACAGCACCGTGAACACCTTCCGCCGGCACGTCATCGCCAGCACCGGGACCGACCGCTACCTGGTGTCGCTGTCGGTGAACACCTCGGTGAACCAGGTGGTGGCCAGCGCCGACGCGACCGACGCCATCGCCAACGGCTTCCGGGTCACCGATCCGGCGGCCGCCCCCGCCGCCCCGGCGCCCGGGCAGCCGACCGCGCCCGGACCCAACGCCCCCGCGCAGCTGACCCAGCCGGCTGTGCCCGGCCAGGCCCCGGCCGCCGTCGCGCCGTCGCCGGTGTCCACCATTCCGGGCCGGGCGACCACCACGCTGCCGGGCGCGTCCAGCACCCCGCTGGCCGTCCCGGTGTCCGCCCCCCGCTGATCGGATTGGCTTCGCCCGCCCGATAGCTCGTAGGGTGGCTGGCATGCAGATCGCGGGTGTGCTGTGCCTGGTGGCCGGAGTGCTGGCCGCGGTGGCCGCGCTGCGCAATCAGCGGGTGGTGTCCGGCCACGAAGCCCCGATCCGGCAGGCGCTGGCCCCGACCCAGTACGCCGGCGCCGGGCTGCTGGTGGTCGGCGGGATCGCCGCGCTGATCCGGCCGGAGTCGACGCTGCTGGTGCTGATCGGGTGTGTGGTCGGCGCGCTGGCGACGATCGCCGCCGGCTCGTGGCGGGCCGCCCGGATCGCGGTCACCGAACCCCAGTCGGCCGGCGGTGGAGGCTGCGGCGGCAGCGGTGGTGGCTGCGGCGGTTGCGGCCAGATCTGCGGAAACTAGTTCCGGCTGAGGTCGATCGGATGGGTGGCCAACATGGCCAGCGGCAGCGGCTGACGGCGTAGCACCCGGGCCCACAGGTCCACCCGCGGTTCCACCAGCACATCCGAGGGCAGCGCGGACAGCACGATCCAATCGTCGCGCTCGATCTCGCCCTCCAGCTGACCGGTGGTCCAGCCGGAGTAGCCGGCGAAGATGCGGGCCGCCTCGATATGCGGCGCGACGGTCTCCGGATCGGCCTCCAGGTCCACCATCGCGATGCGGCCCTGCACGTGCCGCAGCCCGGGCACCCCGTCGACGTCCTCGCCGGAGCGCACGATCGCCAGGCAGAGCGCCGAATCACGCTTCACCGGCCCACCGACGAACATCGTCTTCGGTTTGGAGACCACACCGGCCCAGGCGGGCAGCACGTTGTACACAGCCGTCTCACTGGAGCGGTTGAGCACCACCCCGAGGGTGCCGCCGTCGTTGTGTTCGACGACGAAGATGACGCTGCGCCGAAACGTCGGCTCCATCAGGTCGGTGTTGGCCAGCAGCAGAGTCCCGGCGCGGACCCGCTGCGCCGCGGGGGCGACGTAGTCCTCGGGATCCTCCGGTTGTGGCATCCCTCCATCATGGCATCGCCACCGCGGAGCGGGAACCCTTTGTAGGCTGAACGACGCGGCGCGCATCTCGGCGGCTGTTCTTTCGGGGAGTGGTCCATTGGTTGACGCGCGCGCCTCCGCGGCAGCATGGCGGTCGGTGCGCGAGCTGCCCGATTTCCGTCGGCTGCTGGAGTTGCGGGTGGCCAGCCAGTTCGGCGAGGGCCTGTTCCAGGCGGGGCTGGCCGGCGCGTTGCTGTTCAATCCGGAGCGGGCCGCCACGCCGTGGGCGATCGCCGGCGCGTTCGCGGTGTTGTTCCTGCCGTACTCGCTGCTCGGCCCGTTCGCCGGCGCGCTGCTCGACCACTGGGATCGCCGGCTGGTGCTGGTGGGGGCCAATATCGGGCGGCTGGTGATGCTGCTCGGCGTCGCCGCGCTGCTCGCCGCCCGCGCCGGCGACCTGGCGATCCTGTGCGGCGCCCTGGTCATCAACGGGCTGACCCGATTCGTGGCCTCCGGGTTGTCGGCGTCGATTCCGCACGTGGTCCCGCGCGACCGGGTGGTGTCCTGCAACTCGCTGGCGGCCGCCGCCGGCGCGGTGGCGACCTTCCTGGGCGCCAACTTCATGCTGTTGCCGCGCTGGCTGTTCGGCG harbors:
- a CDS encoding DUF1707 SHOCT-like domain-containing protein, giving the protein MTTRQTARTRAKDADRDDTCKVLDSALADGQLSGMEHAQRVKAATTAATLGDLQALTDDLQTGNAPVKLPNLRPASRLSGNQGWGLRAAVAGVLVVLGIGIGWGLYGNTSSPLSFTSDPGAKSDGIEPVVLTPPRQLHSLGGLNGLFEQMRQRFGDTVGYRMVVYPDYASLDRPDPAEPRRVLNYTYRGGWDDSSSSARTSEDQVVDLAKFDVEKIVGVLRGAPETLGMQPGDVKNTYLIIGPSGDAEDPESVEISVYASGDYGSGYIELAPDARVKRISYP
- a CDS encoding PadR family transcriptional regulator yields the protein MLELAILGLLLESPMHGYELRKRLTGLLGAFRAFSYGSLYPALRRMQADGLIVEDAAPVGAVKVRRARRVYQLTDAGRERFTELVADTGPQNYTDDGFGVHLAFFNRTPAEARMRILEGRRRQVEERREGLREAITRASGSLDRYTKQLHQLGLESSEREVKWLNELIATERGSQNLPETP
- a CDS encoding inositol-3-phosphate synthase, which translates into the protein MSENNVTASTDVRVAIVGVGNCASSLVQGVQYYKDADESSTVPGLMHVKFGQYHVRDVKFVAAFDVDAKKVGFDLSEAIFASENNTIKIADVPPADVTVQRGPTLDGIGKYYADTIEVSDAEPVDVVKALKDARVDVLVSYLPVGSEQADKFYAQCAIDAGVAFVNALPVFIASDPVWAKKFEDAGVPIVGDDIKSQVGATITHRVMAKLFEDRGVTLDRTYQLNVGGNMDFKNMLERERLESKKISKTQAVTSNLTGSLAGKVEDKNVHIGPSDHVAWLDDRKWAYVRLEGRAFGDVPLNLEYKLEVWDSPNSAGIIIDAVRAAKIAKDRGIGGPIIPASAYLMKSPPKQLADDVARAQLEEFITG
- a CDS encoding MarR family winged helix-turn-helix transcriptional regulator, with translation MSESSTGAGGEPGIEDVAEGLQRSLSQLFSVLRRGDHPRAAATAGELTLAQLSILVTLLETGPIRMTDLAARERVRTPTTTVAIRRLEKLGLVKRTRDPSDLRAVLVEITPKGHAEHREALAHRHAFLLDLLKQLRPEDVRAISDALEPMERLAECADDGAGEDS
- the ggh gene encoding glucosylglycerate hydrolase, with translation MFSPTQLAARAAYLLRGNDLGEMTTAAPQLYPHMWSWDAAFVAVGLAPLSVERAVVELDTLFSAQWGNGMVPHIVFASGVDGYFPGPARWACGQLAADAPIGRQTSGITQPPVHAIAVQRILEHARSRGRSTRAVADAFLDRRWNDLIRWHRWLAEARDPDGVGLITMYHGWESGMDNSPRWDGAYANVIPGRLPAYQRADSQIITDPSQRPSDGEYDRYLWLLEEMKSVGYDDLRLPSAMSFAVRDVFVSAIFALACAVLAEIGEDHNRPHADIRDLNGWAERFRAGVARTADERTGMARDFDLRAQQWVDTETIASFAPLLCGGLRHDQERALLRRLEGPRFAGHPDLRYQLIPSTSPVSRDFRPREYWRGPIWPVMNWLFSWAFARRGWADRANALRQEGLRQVCDGSFAEYYEPFTGEPLGSMQQSWTAAAVLDWLG
- a CDS encoding SDR family oxidoreductase, which codes for MPSALITGASRGLGAAIADALAPTHTLLLAGRPSDDLDAVAQRLGATTWPMDLTDAESVEATVEVLDELDVLVHCAGVAYPGRVGESCLEEWRATFEVNILGPVALTLALLPALRAARGRVVFINSGAGRSPSPGLASYAASKFALRGFAESLRADEPSLRVTTVYPGRIDTDMQRDLVAYEGGDYRPERFLKPETVAAAVAGVVNTPADASVHELVIRPPG
- the leuS gene encoding leucine--tRNA ligase, whose product is MTESAPQHASDSDSPPYRYTAELAGAIEAAWQAEWARRGTFNVDNPVGDLAPADGSPVPADKMFVQDMFPYPSGDGLHVGHPLGYIATDVYARYYRMTGRNVLHALGFDAFGLPAEQYAIQTGTHPRIRTEANIVNFRRQLSRLGLGHDSRRSFSTTDVGYYKWTQWIFLQIYNAWFDAEAQRARPISELIAEYADGRRTPADGRSWSELSAGERADVIDGHRLVYRSDSMVNWCPGLGTVLANEEVTSDGRSERGNFPVFRKRLRQWMMRITAYSDRLLDDLDDLDWPDKVKAMQRNWIGRSTGATVFFAAADADIEVFTTRPDTLFGASYLVLAPEHELVDRLVADAWPDDVDPRWTYDAATPREAVAAYRSAVAAKSDLERQENKTKTGVFLGAYATNPATGQPVPIFIADYVLAGYGTGAIMAVPGGDQRDWDFAGEFGLPIVEVVAGGDISQAAHTGDGVLVNSGFLDGMPVAEAKAAMTQRLIDDGRGAARIEYKLRDWLFARQRYWGEPFPIVYDADGRAHALPEHLLPVELPDVADYSPATFDADDADSEPSPPLGKATDWVQVELDLGDGPQIYTRDTNVMPQWAGSSWYELRYADPDNPDAFCALENETYWMGPRPAEHGPNDPGGVDLYVGGVEHAVLHLLYSRFWHKVLYDLGYVSSREPYRRLVNQGYIQAYAYTDARGAYVPAADVIERDGRFFLTGPDGEQEVNQEFGKIGKSLKNSISPDEICDGFGADTLRVYEMSMGPLEASRPWATKDVVGAQRFLQRLWRLVVEEESGELRCGDGELSEDTLKALHRTIAGVSDDYVGLRNNTAAAKLIEYTNHLTKAYPDGAPAAAVEPLVLMAAPLAPHLAEELWRRLGHDDSLAHGPWPVLDESYLAEDTVEYPVQVNGKVRGRITVAADADRATLEAAALADEKVRDFLAGAAPRKVIVVPGKLVNLVV
- a CDS encoding LpqN/LpqT family lipoprotein, with protein sequence MAAASVVGLPAASADPIPVLPGPTPAPTAPAVTPAADPLTAPHGAGITPVTPTQVALAPATSGTLFEYFDGHGVKMEPQQAATFRALSIALPVPTGWTQVPDPNVPDAFAVIADRNGGDGLYTSNAQLTVYKLVGEFDPNDAITHGFIDAQALPKWQTTDASLQPYGGFPSSRIEGTFRENDSTVNTFRRHVIASTGTDRYLVSLSVNTSVNQVVASADATDAIANGFRVTDPAAAPAAPAPGQPTAPGPNAPAQLTQPAVPGQAPAAVAPSPVSTIPGRATTTLPGASSTPLAVPVSAPR
- a CDS encoding YqgE/AlgH family protein; translation: MPQPEDPEDYVAPAAQRVRAGTLLLANTDLMEPTFRRSVIFVVEHNDGGTLGVVLNRSSETAVYNVLPAWAGVVSKPKTMFVGGPVKRDSALCLAIVRSGEDVDGVPGLRHVQGRIAMVDLEADPETVAPHIEAARIFAGYSGWTTGQLEGEIERDDWIVLSALPSDVLVEPRVDLWARVLRRQPLPLAMLATHPIDLSRN